From a single Desulfitibacter sp. BRH_c19 genomic region:
- a CDS encoding hemerythrin, translated as MKSIDLMVHEHTYIKRMLTVIRKYCLKILNHKQINYADFYKAIDFVRNYADKHHHSKEEDILFKRVNQEVDNNAAKSSITGMFIEHDSGRLFIQNLERAVGEVENGNMDARLDIIGNAIAYTDLLNRHIDKEDNVIYVFAEKNLSQAGREYVEEYSREVENSATSKKIQKNYIDLLEELEKGLA; from the coding sequence ATGAAGTCTATAGACCTAATGGTACATGAACATACCTACATTAAAAGAATGCTTACCGTAATTAGGAAGTATTGCTTAAAAATATTAAATCATAAACAGATAAACTATGCTGATTTCTATAAAGCTATTGATTTTGTTAGAAACTATGCTGACAAGCATCATCACAGTAAAGAGGAAGATATTCTTTTTAAAAGAGTAAATCAGGAAGTAGATAATAATGCTGCTAAAAGCTCAATTACAGGTATGTTCATTGAACATGATAGTGGTAGGTTATTTATTCAAAATCTTGAGAGGGCTGTAGGTGAAGTGGAAAATGGAAACATGGATGCCAGACTAGATATTATCGGAAACGCCATAGCCTACACAGATTTGTTAAACCGGCATATTGATAAAGAGGATAATGTTATCTATGTATTTGCAGAAAAAAATCTCTCTCAAGCTGGGAGAGAGTATGTAGAAGAATATTCTCGAGAAGTGGAAAATAGTGCTACTTCAAAGAAAATACAGAAAAATTACATAGATTTACTAGAAGAACTGGAAAAAGGCTTAGCGTAA
- a CDS encoding disulfide oxidoreductase, whose translation MLIGDVLRKKPEATKILAEFGMGCLGCPSSQMESIEDAAKVHGLEVEKILKSLNKD comes from the coding sequence ATGTTAATTGGAGATGTATTGAGGAAAAAACCAGAAGCTACTAAAATTCTTGCTGAGTTTGGAATGGGTTGCCTAGGTTGTCCTTCTTCCCAGATGGAGAGTATAGAGGATGCAGCCAAAGTACATGGTTTAGAGGTTGAGAAGATTTTGAAGAGTCTTAATAAGGATTAA
- a CDS encoding cobalt ABC transporter ATP-binding protein — MSHHIIEVNNLKYKYPDGRVALNGINFQIIHGESVGIVGANGAGKSTLLMHLVGVLLPLEGEVRVGEIPVVKKTLPMIRQSVGMVFQDADDQLFMTTVYDDVAFGPRNYKLPEDEVDKRVKASLETVGALHLINRPPYKLSGGEKRAVAIASVLAMEPNILVMDEPTSSLDPKSRRRLIDLLSGFSHTKIIATHDLDLVLDLCERTIVIKDGRIIKDGSTLDLFNDQEMLEECGLEKPLSMQNCPICSTRK, encoded by the coding sequence ATGAGCCATCATATCATTGAAGTTAATAATTTAAAATATAAGTATCCCGATGGAAGAGTAGCTCTAAATGGTATTAATTTTCAAATTATCCATGGGGAATCTGTAGGTATTGTTGGAGCAAATGGCGCAGGCAAGTCTACTTTATTGATGCATTTGGTGGGTGTCCTGTTGCCACTTGAGGGAGAAGTACGTGTAGGGGAAATTCCCGTGGTTAAAAAGACATTACCAATGATACGCCAAAGTGTAGGAATGGTTTTTCAAGATGCAGATGATCAACTATTTATGACTACTGTTTATGATGATGTTGCCTTTGGACCCAGAAATTATAAACTGCCTGAGGATGAGGTTGATAAAAGGGTAAAGGCATCGCTTGAAACAGTAGGTGCCCTGCACTTAATTAATAGACCTCCGTATAAGCTATCAGGAGGCGAAAAGCGAGCAGTAGCAATTGCATCAGTACTGGCTATGGAGCCCAACATCTTGGTTATGGATGAGCCCACTTCGTCACTAGACCCAAAATCAAGACGCCGATTAATAGATCTTCTTTCTGGCTTTTCACATACTAAAATTATTGCCACCCATGATTTAGATTTGGTTCTGGATTTATGTGAGAGAACAATTGTTATCAAGGATGGCAGGATAATTAAAGATGGCTCCACACTTGACTTGTTTAATGATCAGGAAATGTTAGAAGAGTGTGGACTTGAAAAGCCATTAAGCATGCAGAATTGTCCAATATGCAGCACAAGGAAATGA
- a CDS encoding cobalt ABC transporter permease: protein MSKIIDSFYNIRILDEIAEKDTVIHKIHPLMKVFTTFVFLITAVSFGKYELSGLIPLIFYPITIMALAEIPAIPILKRMIIVMPFIICIGAFNPFFDTNTIVIFSDITISAGWVSFVSLLLKGIMTILAAFILIATTGMTKIAFSLRLMRVPQIFVMQLLLTYRYISVLIEELARILRGYSLRSPYDKGIRFSSWGPLTGQLLLRTITRAQRVYQSMCCRGFVGEFNTGSEQRFYIKDIGYFISWSVFFIVVRYFDISNLIGTLMTGVGK from the coding sequence ATGTCTAAAATAATTGATTCATTTTATAACATTAGAATTCTTGATGAAATAGCAGAAAAAGATACAGTTATTCATAAAATTCATCCACTCATGAAGGTATTTACAACCTTTGTGTTCTTGATAACTGCTGTATCTTTTGGTAAATATGAGCTTAGCGGCTTGATACCTCTCATTTTTTACCCCATAACTATAATGGCATTAGCTGAGATTCCTGCTATTCCTATACTTAAGAGAATGATAATCGTAATGCCCTTCATAATTTGTATTGGGGCTTTTAATCCATTCTTTGATACAAATACCATAGTCATCTTTTCAGATATTACTATTTCTGCTGGCTGGGTTTCCTTTGTATCGCTTTTGCTTAAAGGTATCATGACAATACTTGCCGCTTTTATTTTGATAGCAACAACGGGAATGACAAAAATAGCATTCTCATTAAGATTAATGAGGGTACCGCAAATATTTGTTATGCAGCTTCTCTTAACATATAGATACATATCAGTTTTGATAGAGGAGCTGGCCAGAATTCTTAGAGGTTATTCACTTCGTTCACCATATGATAAGGGTATCCGCTTTAGTAGTTGGGGGCCTTTAACAGGTCAATTGCTTTTAAGGACTATAACAAGGGCACAGCGAGTTTATCAATCCATGTGCTGCAGAGGGTTTGTAGGGGAGTTTAATACTGGTAGTGAACAGAGGTTTTATATAAAAGATATTGGATATTTTATAAGCTGGTCAGTATTTTTTATAGTAGTAAGATATTTTGATATTTCAAATCTAATAGGTACATTAATGACAGGAGTAGGAAAATGA
- a CDS encoding cobalamin biosynthesis protein CbiM, translating to MHMADALISPVVGVTMLAATAGVAAYSVKKLKDNIDEQKIPLMGVMGAFIFAVQMINFAIPGTGSSGHLGGGMLLAILLGPYAGFLTMISILSIQALFFADGGLLALGANSFNLGFFTCFVGYLLIYRPIMSKGYSSSRLFMAIMLSAVIALQLGAFSVVLQTLFSGKTELPFTSFVLLMQPIHFAIGIIEGLVTATVVSFVWKSHPELIERTAGNGKSSVFSIKKTIAAIAIAAVLIGAVFSWFASEHPDGLEWAIYKVSGTEELEAQNGIHKTLESIQEKVAFLPDYSFKSSVDNSQEESEVSASIVDAGTSIAGLVGGLITLLAAGLLGYCLHTVKRRRQRI from the coding sequence ATGCATATGGCTGACGCTTTAATATCGCCTGTGGTTGGTGTGACCATGCTGGCGGCAACAGCAGGTGTTGCTGCATATTCAGTTAAAAAGCTAAAAGATAATATTGATGAACAAAAAATTCCTTTAATGGGAGTAATGGGAGCTTTTATATTTGCAGTCCAAATGATTAACTTTGCAATTCCAGGAACAGGTTCAAGTGGGCATTTAGGTGGGGGTATGTTATTAGCAATTCTACTTGGACCCTATGCAGGTTTTCTGACCATGATATCTATTTTAAGTATACAGGCATTATTCTTTGCTGATGGCGGGCTGCTTGCTTTAGGAGCTAATTCTTTTAATCTTGGGTTCTTTACATGCTTTGTTGGCTATCTATTAATCTATAGACCCATTATGAGTAAAGGATATTCATCTTCAAGGCTGTTCATGGCCATTATGTTGTCAGCAGTAATTGCACTCCAGCTTGGGGCTTTTAGCGTTGTACTCCAGACATTGTTTTCTGGAAAAACAGAGCTGCCTTTTACTAGCTTTGTTCTTCTAATGCAGCCTATTCATTTTGCGATCGGAATTATTGAAGGCTTAGTAACAGCAACAGTAGTATCCTTTGTTTGGAAGTCCCATCCTGAGCTAATTGAAAGGACTGCTGGAAATGGCAAATCAAGTGTGTTTTCTATTAAAAAAACAATAGCAGCCATTGCCATTGCCGCAGTATTAATTGGAGCTGTATTCTCATGGTTTGCATCAGAGCATCCAGATGGGCTAGAATGGGCTATTTATAAAGTCTCGGGAACTGAAGAGTTGGAGGCACAAAACGGCATCCATAAAACATTGGAATCAATTCAGGAAAAAGTTGCCTTTCTTCCGGATTATTCTTTTAAATCTAGCGTAGATAATTCTCAAGAAGAAAGTGAAGTATCAGCTTCTATTGTTGATGCAGGAACTAGTATAGCAGGATTGGTAGGAGGATTAATAACTCTTTTGGCAGCTGGATTGTTGGGATATTGTTTACACACAGTTAAGAGGCGTAGACAAAGGATTTGA
- a CDS encoding conjugal transfer protein TraB: protein MSTDNVHKLEIDGKEIILIGTAHVSKKSADEVKDIIQDEKPDTVCVELCQARYQSIMDPDKSKKMDVIQIIKQGKALILLVNLILSSYQKRLAKQFGIKPGQEMIQGIESANELGATLCLGDRDIHTTMLRLWRGLGFFGKIKLFSQLVLSMFIDEEVSEEQMEEMKTQDMLSSALNELSKSFPHFKSIIIDERDKYLAQKIKTAPGNKVVAVLGAGHIPGIKEELYKENDIEELSKVTPGSKITKIIGWGIAVLIIAVIVSTFSVDRAAGVDQMVSWILWNGSLSALGTLLAFGHPLSILTAFVVSPISSLSPLLAAGWFAGLAEALVRKPNVEDFENMAEDVQTVKGFWRNKVTRVLLVVVFANLGSTLGTFIGGAEVIRRFINTFFG from the coding sequence TTGAGCACGGATAATGTACACAAGTTAGAAATAGACGGAAAAGAAATAATCCTTATTGGGACAGCCCATGTTTCCAAAAAAAGTGCTGATGAGGTTAAAGATATTATTCAGGATGAAAAGCCAGATACGGTTTGTGTTGAGTTATGTCAAGCAAGGTATCAATCAATTATGGACCCTGATAAATCGAAAAAAATGGATGTAATACAGATTATTAAACAGGGAAAAGCATTGATACTTTTGGTTAATCTGATTTTATCTTCCTACCAGAAAAGGTTAGCCAAACAATTTGGCATTAAACCAGGACAAGAAATGATTCAAGGAATTGAATCTGCTAATGAGCTTGGTGCTACCCTTTGTTTGGGTGACCGAGATATTCATACTACCATGCTGCGTTTATGGCGTGGACTGGGTTTTTTTGGGAAAATAAAACTGTTTTCTCAGCTTGTCCTAAGTATGTTTATTGATGAAGAAGTTAGCGAGGAACAAATGGAGGAAATGAAGACTCAGGATATGTTGTCTTCAGCTTTAAATGAATTATCCAAGTCTTTTCCACACTTTAAATCAATTATAATTGATGAAAGAGATAAATATCTAGCCCAAAAGATTAAGACAGCTCCTGGGAACAAGGTGGTAGCGGTACTAGGGGCTGGGCATATTCCGGGCATAAAAGAAGAATTATATAAAGAAAATGATATCGAAGAATTATCAAAGGTTACACCAGGATCTAAGATAACAAAAATAATAGGTTGGGGTATAGCAGTATTAATAATAGCTGTCATTGTATCTACATTTTCTGTTGATAGAGCTGCGGGTGTGGATCAAATGGTCAGTTGGATTCTCTGGAATGGATCATTGTCTGCTCTGGGTACTTTACTAGCATTTGGCCATCCGTTATCTATTTTAACTGCCTTTGTTGTATCACCTATTAGCTCTTTAAGTCCTTTGTTAGCAGCCGGATGGTTTGCAGGATTAGCAGAAGCTCTAGTTAGAAAACCTAATGTGGAAGATTTTGAAAATATGGCGGAGGATGTTCAAACAGTAAAGGGTTTTTGGCGTAATAAGGTAACACGGGTTTTACTGGTTGTGGTTTTTGCAAATTTAGGAAGCACTTTGGGTACTTTTATTGGTGGAGCAGAAGTCATCAGACGATTTATTAATACATTTTTTGGATAA
- a CDS encoding asparagine--tRNA ligase — protein MEKVLVRQLIGDTINYVNQEVILEGWIRSNRDQKSFGFISLNDGTHFNTIQVVYEKEFLTNFDEVARFRVGSAVKIKGVLMLTPKAKQSFEIKATEIILEGDSPENYPIQPKRHTKEFLREVAHLRPRTNLFTAVFRVRSLLAFAVHKFFQERGFIYVNTPIITASDAEGAGEMFKVTTLDSKNPPLTEEGKVDYSEDFFGKKTNLTVSGQLEAEAFALAFKDVYTFGPTFRAENSNTARHAAEFWMIEPEIAFADLQDNMKVAEDMMKYIVSYILENAQEEVDFFNNFIDKGLKDRLLKIVNSNFEHITYGKAIELLKESGKQFEFPVEWGKDLQTEHERYITEIVFNKPVFVTDYPKEIKAFYMRVNEGGNTVAAMDLLVPGVGEIIGGSQREERIDVLEKRMEEFSIKKNDLSWYLDLRKYGGVKHAGFGLGFERAIMYITGVSNIRDVIPFPRTVKSCEF, from the coding sequence ATGGAAAAAGTGTTGGTAAGGCAACTTATAGGAGACACTATTAATTATGTTAATCAGGAAGTGATACTTGAGGGGTGGATAAGAAGTAACCGAGATCAAAAATCATTTGGTTTTATATCTTTAAATGATGGAACTCATTTTAATACCATTCAAGTAGTATATGAAAAAGAATTCCTAACAAATTTTGATGAAGTAGCACGGTTTAGAGTGGGGTCAGCTGTGAAAATTAAGGGAGTTTTAATGCTAACCCCAAAAGCAAAGCAGTCCTTTGAAATAAAAGCAACGGAAATCATTTTAGAAGGGGACTCACCAGAAAATTATCCTATTCAACCCAAAAGACATACAAAAGAATTTTTGAGAGAAGTAGCCCATTTACGTCCAAGAACTAATTTATTTACAGCAGTTTTTAGAGTTAGGTCCTTGCTTGCTTTTGCTGTTCATAAATTCTTTCAAGAAAGAGGCTTTATTTATGTTAACACACCTATAATTACTGCAAGCGATGCGGAAGGTGCCGGTGAAATGTTCAAGGTCACTACCTTGGATTCGAAAAATCCTCCACTTACAGAGGAAGGAAAAGTGGATTATTCTGAAGATTTCTTTGGCAAAAAAACAAACCTTACCGTAAGTGGTCAGTTAGAAGCAGAAGCATTTGCTCTTGCATTTAAAGATGTATATACTTTTGGTCCCACTTTTAGGGCTGAGAACTCTAATACAGCTAGACATGCAGCAGAATTTTGGATGATAGAGCCTGAAATTGCATTCGCAGATCTTCAGGATAATATGAAAGTGGCAGAAGACATGATGAAATATATAGTAAGCTATATCTTAGAAAACGCCCAAGAAGAAGTTGATTTTTTTAATAATTTTATTGATAAAGGCTTAAAGGATAGATTGCTAAAGATAGTAAACTCAAATTTTGAACATATAACTTATGGAAAGGCTATAGAATTGCTCAAAGAATCTGGGAAACAATTTGAATTTCCTGTGGAATGGGGAAAGGATTTACAAACAGAGCATGAACGGTACATAACAGAAATAGTATTTAATAAACCAGTATTTGTAACAGACTATCCGAAGGAAATTAAAGCTTTTTATATGAGGGTAAATGAGGGTGGGAATACTGTCGCAGCCATGGATTTATTAGTCCCTGGGGTGGGAGAAATAATAGGTGGGAGTCAAAGAGAAGAGAGAATAGATGTTTTGGAAAAAAGAATGGAAGAGTTCAGCATTAAAAAAAATGATTTGTCCTGGTACTTGGATTTAAGAAAATATGGTGGAGTAAAGCATGCTGGCTTTGGTTTAGGCTTTGAAAGAGCTATTATGTATATCACCGGAGTGAGTAACATTAGAGATGTTATACCTTTTCCAAGAACAGTTAAATCCTGTGAGTTTTAA
- a CDS encoding glucose-1-phosphate cytidylyltransferase — MKAVILCGGKGLRMSGDSNFTCKPLVKIGEMPILWHIIKIYKYFGITEFILCLGYHGAAIKEYFMNFDWKNNDFKLKTTNNLKEIQIFNKLEDLSITFIDTGLDTMTGGRIKRIQNYIDEDEFMLTYGDGVSDVDLNKLIQFHREKGKIATVTGVRNRSLYGIIDVKDGIATSFKEKPLQDGWINGGFFILRKEVFNYIHNDQTIFENEPLTALVRDNQLAVYQHEGFWKGIDTIKDLQIINEQWSNNKRQWIRW; from the coding sequence ATGAAAGCAGTTATTCTATGCGGTGGAAAAGGATTAAGAATGAGTGGTGATTCTAACTTCACTTGTAAACCTTTGGTCAAGATCGGTGAAATGCCAATATTATGGCATATCATAAAAATTTATAAGTATTTTGGAATTACCGAATTTATTCTTTGTTTAGGATATCATGGTGCAGCTATAAAAGAGTATTTTATGAATTTTGATTGGAAAAATAATGATTTTAAATTGAAGACTACTAACAATTTAAAAGAAATTCAAATTTTTAATAAGCTTGAAGACTTGAGTATTACCTTTATCGATACGGGTTTAGATACTATGACTGGTGGCAGGATTAAAAGGATACAGAATTATATAGATGAAGATGAATTCATGTTAACCTACGGTGATGGTGTTTCCGATGTTGATTTAAATAAACTAATTCAATTTCACCGAGAAAAGGGGAAAATCGCTACTGTTACTGGTGTGAGAAATAGATCATTATACGGAATTATAGATGTAAAAGACGGAATTGCTACCAGTTTTAAAGAAAAACCTTTACAAGATGGTTGGATAAACGGGGGGTTTTTTATTCTAAGAAAAGAGGTTTTTAATTATATCCATAATGATCAAACAATCTTTGAGAATGAACCCTTAACAGCCCTAGTAAGAGATAATCAATTGGCAGTTTATCAACATGAGGGTTTTTGGAAAGGTATTGATACTATTAAAGATTTACAGATAATCAATGAACAATGGTCTAATAACAAGAGACAATGGATTAGATGGTAA
- a CDS encoding CDP-abequose synthase — MSGSFANKKVLITGASGFIGSHLVKRMLEENAQVSIIARDGSDLWRVQSLIKDFAIYKADLRDSRKINLCMNKVKPDYIFNMAAYGVDARQKDYFIAVNTNIIGTMNILNSSISTGCKKFLNIGTCMEYGDKKEIIKEDCHLEPFNIYGSTKAATTLLAHQIAAENKIDIVTLRAFGIFGENEGSHKFFPHIILSVLNKVDVNLTGCEQYRDYCYVENIIDGFVLAAHNDAIKNEIFNIGTGMIYQLKYYVNKVYEKMEAVKKPNYGAIPYRSGEVWRPHPDITKIQKLLKWKPKISLEEGLNRTILWYEKNKEKYK; from the coding sequence GTGAGTGGCAGTTTTGCCAATAAAAAGGTATTAATTACTGGAGCTAGCGGATTTATAGGATCCCACCTAGTTAAAAGAATGCTTGAAGAAAATGCCCAAGTTTCCATAATTGCCAGAGATGGGTCAGATTTATGGAGGGTTCAGAGTCTAATAAAAGATTTTGCAATCTATAAGGCTGATTTAAGGGATTCGAGAAAAATTAATCTATGTATGAACAAAGTAAAGCCCGATTATATTTTCAATATGGCAGCTTACGGTGTAGATGCAAGGCAAAAAGATTATTTTATAGCTGTTAACACCAATATCATAGGCACAATGAATATCCTAAATTCTTCGATTTCTACAGGATGTAAAAAGTTCTTAAATATAGGTACTTGTATGGAGTATGGAGATAAAAAAGAAATAATTAAAGAGGACTGTCACTTAGAACCATTCAATATATATGGAAGCACTAAAGCAGCTACTACTTTGTTGGCACACCAAATCGCTGCAGAAAATAAGATAGATATTGTTACTTTGAGAGCTTTTGGCATTTTTGGAGAAAACGAAGGAAGTCACAAGTTTTTTCCTCATATAATCTTATCAGTTTTAAATAAAGTAGATGTAAATTTGACTGGGTGTGAACAATATAGGGATTATTGTTACGTTGAGAATATAATTGATGGCTTTGTTTTGGCTGCTCATAATGACGCTATAAAAAATGAGATATTCAATATAGGTACTGGCATGATTTATCAGTTAAAATACTATGTCAACAAGGTTTATGAAAAAATGGAAGCTGTTAAGAAGCCTAATTATGGAGCTATACCTTACAGATCAGGGGAAGTCTGGAGGCCTCACCCCGACATTACTAAAATACAAAAACTATTAAAATGGAAGCCTAAAATAAGTTTAGAAGAAGGGCTCAATAGAACAATACTCTGGTATGAAAAAAACAAAGAAAAATATAAGTGA
- a CDS encoding transposase yields the protein MPRVARAKSETGIYHIILRGINRQSIFEEAVDKERFIETIAYYKEKCEYRVFGYCLMDNHVHLLIKEEKEDISQSMKRISSSYVYWYNRKYERCGHLFQERFKSESVCSDAYLLTVLRYIHQNPVKAQIASDISTYKWSSYKEYIMEKKIVDTDYIMSLFSNKPEGAQQLFEKHAKEQNDDTCLEIAEKKSVISDDMLRQIIRQQYKIETVKFCDEARERQEQMLRELTKVDGITTRQIARVTGISPNRLWRL from the coding sequence ATGCCAAGGGTAGCGAGGGCGAAAAGTGAAACAGGAATATATCATATTATATTGCGAGGAATAAATCGGCAGAGTATATTTGAGGAAGCAGTAGATAAGGAAAGATTTATTGAAACAATAGCTTATTATAAGGAAAAATGTGAATATAGAGTATTTGGATACTGCCTTATGGATAATCATGTACATTTACTGATTAAAGAAGAAAAGGAAGACATCTCACAATCAATGAAAAGAATTAGTTCAAGTTATGTTTATTGGTATAATAGAAAATACGAGCGATGCGGACACTTATTTCAAGAAAGATTTAAAAGCGAATCTGTGTGTAGTGACGCTTATCTATTGACAGTATTGAGGTACATACATCAAAATCCGGTAAAAGCCCAAATTGCATCTGATATTTCAACATATAAATGGAGTAGCTATAAAGAATATATTATGGAAAAGAAAATAGTAGATACTGACTACATAATGAGCCTATTTTCAAACAAACCGGAAGGAGCACAGCAATTATTTGAAAAGCATGCAAAAGAGCAAAATGATGATACTTGTCTAGAAATAGCTGAGAAAAAAAGTGTTATTAGTGATGATATGCTCCGGCAAATAATAAGGCAGCAATATAAAATTGAAACAGTAAAATTTTGTGATGAAGCAAGAGAAAGGCAAGAACAGATGTTAAGAGAATTGACAAAAGTAGATGGAATAACGACACGGCAGATTGCAAGAGTGACAGGAATTTCACCAAACCGCTTATGGAGGCTATGA
- a CDS encoding macrolide ABC transporter ATP-binding protein: MSIIKLENIHRQYKSGQLKVDALSNINLSIAEKDFISIMGPSGSGKSTLLNIVGCLDSPTSGSYELAGKQVEKLNDSHQAEIRNQFIGFVFQSFHLLADLDARANVELPLIYRGIASKHRRKRAEKALEAVGLTERSKHMPSQLSGGEQQRVAIARALVGEPAVILADEPTGALDSKTGKTIMNIFQKLNREQGMTIVQVTHEYSIACHSKRAVYLLDGRIEKEELLEQPFDA, from the coding sequence GTGTCTATAATTAAATTAGAAAACATACATAGGCAATACAAGAGCGGTCAGCTTAAGGTGGATGCCCTTAGCAATATTAATCTTAGCATAGCCGAAAAAGATTTTATTTCTATTATGGGCCCTTCTGGTTCAGGAAAATCTACCCTTTTGAATATAGTAGGCTGTCTGGATAGTCCTACATCAGGTTCTTATGAATTAGCAGGCAAACAGGTGGAAAAGTTGAACGACAGTCACCAGGCTGAAATCCGCAATCAATTTATTGGTTTTGTCTTTCAAAGTTTTCATTTATTAGCTGATTTAGATGCACGTGCTAATGTTGAGTTACCTTTAATCTATCGGGGCATAGCAAGTAAACATAGACGCAAACGGGCAGAAAAAGCTTTAGAGGCAGTAGGTTTAACAGAAAGAAGCAAGCACATGCCCTCACAGCTTTCTGGTGGGGAGCAACAACGAGTAGCAATAGCCCGTGCCCTGGTGGGTGAACCTGCAGTTATTCTAGCAGACGAACCTACAGGAGCATTGGATTCTAAAACTGGTAAAACTATTATGAATATTTTTCAAAAGCTAAACAGAGAACAGGGCATGACTATTGTCCAGGTTACCCATGAATATAGTATAGCTTGTCACAGTAAAAGGGCTGTCTACCTGTTAGATGGCCGCATTGAAAAGGAAGAGCTTCTGGAACAGCCATTCGATGCTTAA
- a CDS encoding cell division protein FtsX: MFNKLWSYLIRFWFSAQMAARGIICNPLRSGLTILGVIIGVASVVSLMSIGEGARQAVVSQFESLGTNVITIEALDEIAEFDPKIVVDLVDRVDSLEMATPVINTEDVMQWRRDRHLADILGVNQQFPQIRDHNLLSGRFFTTLHVEHRSPVVVLGYNVAVELAGGRNPVGQTLSMDGRTFQILGVLEPKGESMAEGIDNKIVMPYTTAQQIANKRTVEAIWGKAGSNQEAELAQTQLGRIFSRELGFGGPSLTPAPPTDVEGMPGGMKEMPVNPGMPPGEDDNEDEDDLLAAKPEDLIAITNLNQLVKEVDQANQIMTLLLGGIAAVSLLVGGLGIMNIMLVSVTERTKEIGVRRAIGAKQSDLLVQFILEALYLSAIGAIVGIIVGIWGTNMFTQYGFETAISMQAIKIAISVALGCGLLFGVYPAITASSVPPVEALRR, translated from the coding sequence TTGTTTAATAAATTATGGTCTTATCTTATTAGGTTTTGGTTTAGTGCCCAAATGGCCGCCCGGGGCATCATATGCAATCCCCTACGCTCAGGGCTTACTATTCTAGGAGTTATCATTGGAGTAGCTTCAGTAGTGAGTCTTATGAGTATTGGCGAGGGTGCTCGTCAAGCAGTAGTGAGCCAGTTTGAAAGCTTGGGTACCAATGTTATAACTATAGAAGCTCTTGATGAAATAGCAGAATTCGACCCGAAAATTGTAGTAGATCTGGTAGATCGGGTAGACAGCTTAGAAATGGCGACCCCCGTAATAAATACTGAAGATGTGATGCAGTGGCGGCGAGACCGACATCTAGCAGATATTTTAGGCGTTAATCAACAATTTCCGCAAATAAGGGATCATAACCTTTTATCTGGAAGATTCTTCACTACATTACATGTAGAACATCGTTCTCCTGTAGTAGTATTAGGTTATAATGTGGCTGTTGAATTGGCAGGTGGACGCAATCCCGTAGGTCAGACCCTTTCCATGGATGGCCGCACGTTTCAAATATTAGGAGTTTTAGAACCCAAAGGAGAAAGCATGGCAGAAGGTATTGACAATAAAATTGTAATGCCCTATACAACTGCCCAGCAAATAGCAAATAAGCGTACTGTAGAAGCAATTTGGGGTAAAGCCGGATCTAACCAGGAGGCAGAATTAGCCCAAACCCAACTGGGACGAATCTTTAGTAGGGAGCTTGGATTTGGTGGCCCCTCACTTACCCCCGCTCCACCCACAGATGTAGAAGGAATGCCTGGTGGAATGAAAGAGATGCCAGTAAACCCTGGCATGCCCCCTGGAGAAGATGATAATGAAGATGAAGATGATCTACTTGCAGCTAAACCAGAAGATTTAATTGCCATTACTAATTTAAACCAATTAGTTAAAGAAGTGGATCAGGCCAATCAAATCATGACTCTCTTGCTAGGCGGTATTGCTGCAGTTTCTTTGTTAGTTGGCGGTCTAGGTATTATGAATATAATGCTAGTATCCGTAACAGAGCGCACCAAAGAAATCGGCGTCCGTAGGGCAATAGGAGCAAAACAGAGCGATTTATTAGTACAGTTCATTTTGGAGGCTCTATACTTGAGTGCTATTGGAGCCATAGTTGGAATAATTGTTGGTATTTGGGGAACTAATATGTTTACTCAGTACGGTTTTGAAACGGCTATCAGCATGCAGGCTATCAAAATTGCTATTAGTGTGGCTTTAGGCTGTGGTTTGCTTTTCGGTGTCTACCCAGCTATAACAGCCTCATCAGTTCCTCCCGTTGAAGCACTACGTCGTTAG